The Spartobacteria bacterium genomic sequence AATGAAAATGTCGCGCGTGACCCGTTGATGACTGTCCCACTTCACATTAATGGGATCGGTGTGAGCGATGTACTGTTCAAGGCTGCCGTCCTCATGGTAAACCCTCACCACGACTTTGATATTGAGGGCTACCCCCCAGTCCACATCAAAGGTGAGTGTAGCGCGGCGTAAATAGAAAAGATCATTAAAATCATTTCTGCGTGCAAACGGCACTTCCAGCCGGGCATGTACCGGACGGGCATATTTCTCTGCAAAGTAAAAACTCATTTAAACCTGTTACCCCCTTCAATTACGCCAGCTCAAATTCCACATAGTATCCCGTATGATCTGAAACACGTCCGTAGGAATGATCAGTGAACAGTTCCATTCCGTCCAGCAGGTGCACCTTCGAGCCTTTTTTTAGAAAGATATAATCAATACGCCCGTCGTCGCCCATTTCGCGGCAAACATCCGGGGCGCATTCGCGATAAACACGATCAAACTTCGACCGATTTAGCACCTTCAGATACTGGTCTTCATACTCACGGGTATTTACAATATGCGCATAGGACTCAGAATAAGCCTTAATATTAAAATCACCACAAAGCAGCGTCGCAGCAACATTCGGCCCATGCCGCTCATTCGCCCACTGGCGCATACGCTCAAATTGAATATAGAAACCATCCTCAGGCCAGCTCAAATGCGCACTGAAAAGATTCACCGGGCCAAAATAGGGAACGTGCACCTGCGCCATGACCACCCGTCGGGCATGAATATCATAAACATCTTGGCTATCTGAAACATAGCCAGAATCTGTCATCGTAAATTCGTGACGACTCAGGATGGCGACACCCTCACGAAACCGGTCAAAACCAAGATGGGAATAGTTTGTGTGCACATGATACTGAAAAGGCAGGTATGAATTGATAATTCGCGCGGCATTCGACGCCCAGTCGCCATTTCCGTCATTCCAGTTCTCCGCGACCTCCTGCAAACAGACCAGGTCAAGATGAAAGTCCTGAATCGCCTTGGCAATCTGGCGGAATTTATGATCCTGATTCTCTTCCTGGTAGCAATGCAGATTCAACGTAAGCACCCGCAGCGTACTGCGGCGCGACTGATAGTTTGCACCCTTGCAATTATCCCAGACAATGCCGCTTTCCGTGTCACACTCAATCGCATACTCCACACGATAGGTATGTTGTACAGGCAAACGACCGGTCCATATCTCCCATCCATAGCGATTTGGGTTGCGAGCAACGCTCCCTCGCGCCAGATCCCAGTGATTTGTACGTTTAAA encodes the following:
- a CDS encoding endonuclease; translated protein: MQHVKIEYTENIISRTIQGIWQEMSFVVRVDNLSYQKKVAIHWCGEDGEWHVHQAKYHCTMPDRRELWHVTIRWALTPERSLPGNICFSVSFLCAGQTFWDNNHGKNYKVDADSGVIVYQDVPVKHLWYNPVLQGGKVSLPVDSAVRASLKARHVRIHWSTDQWKTSHSAPCFKRTNHWDLARGSVARNPNRYGWEIWTGRLPVQHTYRVEYAIECDTESGIVWDNCKGANYQSRRSTLRVLTLNLHCYQEENQDHKFRQIAKAIQDFHLDLVCLQEVAENWNDGNGDWASNAARIINSYLPFQYHVHTNYSHLGFDRFREGVAILSRHEFTMTDSGYVSDSQDVYDIHARRVVMAQVHVPYFGPVNLFSAHLSWPEDGFYIQFERMRQWANERHGPNVAATLLCGDFNIKAYSESYAHIVNTREYEDQYLKVLNRSKFDRVYRECAPDVCREMGDDGRIDYIFLKKGSKVHLLDGMELFTDHSYGRVSDHTGYYVEFELA